In Sphingomonas sp. SORGH_AS_0950, the following are encoded in one genomic region:
- a CDS encoding neutral zinc metallopeptidase, with amino-acid sequence MRLDDYDNDINVGEAQSSGGFGGGGGGGLLFGLLPLIGSRFGCGGIVVVLIILAVVGLNPLSLLTGGGGGGNAPVTRSAGSSGEQSVRQVCEASPERRETCRAFSNADNTWEKIFAQAGQRFEAPGLRFFSGSGRSGCGAAQSAMGPFYCPTDSGIYLDTSFFNELETRFGAKGDFARYYVVAHEFGHHIQNLLGTSTKVRQAQQAAGEAEGNALSVRLELQADCYAGVWAAKNRDRLEPGDVEEGMTAARAIGDDTLQREATGRVVPDSFTHGTSEQRMRWLRRGIETGDPAQCDTFSGAI; translated from the coding sequence CGAGGCGCAATCCAGCGGGGGCTTCGGCGGCGGGGGCGGTGGCGGCCTGCTATTCGGCCTATTGCCGCTGATCGGCAGTCGATTCGGCTGCGGCGGGATCGTCGTCGTCCTCATCATCCTGGCGGTCGTCGGCCTGAACCCGCTGAGCCTGCTCACCGGCGGCGGTGGCGGCGGCAATGCGCCCGTCACGCGCTCCGCCGGTTCGTCGGGGGAACAGAGCGTCCGACAGGTGTGCGAGGCCTCGCCCGAGCGCCGCGAAACCTGCCGCGCGTTCAGCAATGCCGACAACACCTGGGAAAAGATCTTCGCCCAGGCCGGTCAGCGCTTCGAGGCACCGGGCCTGCGCTTTTTCAGCGGATCGGGTCGCTCGGGCTGCGGCGCGGCGCAGTCGGCGATGGGGCCCTTTTATTGCCCGACCGACAGCGGCATCTATCTCGACACCAGCTTCTTCAACGAGTTGGAAACGCGTTTCGGCGCGAAGGGCGATTTCGCACGCTATTATGTCGTGGCGCACGAGTTCGGCCATCACATCCAGAATTTGCTCGGCACCTCGACCAAGGTGCGGCAGGCGCAGCAGGCGGCGGGCGAGGCGGAGGGCAACGCCCTGTCGGTCCGGCTGGAATTGCAGGCGGATTGCTATGCGGGCGTCTGGGCCGCGAAGAACCGCGATCGGCTGGAACCCGGCGATGTCGAGGAAGGCATGACCGCCGCCCGTGCGATCGGCGACGACACGCTCCAGCGCGAGGCGACCGGCCGGGTCGTGCCCGACAGCTTCACCCATGGCACCTCGGAACAGCGGATGCGCTGGCTGCGGCGCGGGATCGAGACGGGCGATCCGGCCCAGTGCGACACCTTCTCAGGCGCGATCTGA
- a CDS encoding NADP-dependent oxidoreductase → MSATHDEKDKMMKAWTLAARPKGMPRDEDFALVEQPLPELADGQVRVVNRWLSVDPYMRGRMNDGKSYVPPFQLGEPMQGGAIGEVVESRAETIQVGTLVSHMAGWRDEAVIPAQHVQPLPDLGVDPQAFLGQFGMPGMTAYYGLLQVAEAKPGDTVFVSAAAGAVGSTVVQIAKAKGMTVIGSAGGRDKTDWVRSLGADAVIDYKGDVPVVEALGKAAPDGIDVYFDNVGGDHLDAALAHARPGARFAICGMIDVYNDAKPTSLKYLARLIGNRVRIQGFIVSDFKDQQGFYRDMAAMLGEGKLQREETVFDGLDRTPEAFLALFSGGNKGKMLVKL, encoded by the coding sequence ATGTCCGCAACCCATGACGAAAAGGACAAGATGATGAAGGCCTGGACTCTGGCGGCGCGTCCCAAGGGGATGCCGCGCGACGAGGATTTCGCGCTGGTCGAACAGCCGCTTCCCGAACTGGCCGACGGGCAGGTGCGCGTGGTGAACCGCTGGCTGTCGGTCGATCCCTATATGCGCGGCCGGATGAATGACGGGAAAAGCTATGTCCCGCCCTTCCAGCTGGGCGAGCCGATGCAGGGCGGGGCGATCGGCGAGGTGGTCGAGAGCCGCGCGGAAACCATCCAGGTCGGCACACTGGTCAGCCATATGGCGGGCTGGCGCGACGAGGCGGTGATCCCGGCGCAGCATGTCCAGCCGCTCCCCGATCTGGGCGTCGATCCGCAGGCGTTTCTGGGGCAGTTCGGTATGCCGGGCATGACCGCCTATTACGGCCTGCTCCAGGTGGCCGAGGCCAAGCCCGGCGACACCGTCTTCGTCTCGGCGGCGGCGGGGGCGGTCGGGTCGACCGTGGTCCAGATCGCCAAGGCCAAGGGCATGACGGTGATCGGCTCGGCAGGCGGCCGGGACAAGACCGACTGGGTCCGTTCGCTCGGCGCCGATGCGGTCATCGACTATAAGGGCGATGTGCCCGTGGTCGAGGCGCTGGGCAAGGCCGCGCCGGACGGGATCGACGTCTATTTCGACAATGTCGGCGGCGATCATCTCGACGCGGCGCTGGCCCATGCCAGGCCGGGCGCGCGCTTTGCGATCTGCGGCATGATCGACGTCTATAACGACGCCAAGCCGACCAGCCTGAAATATCTGGCGCGTCTGATCGGCAACCGGGTGCGGATTCAGGGCTTCATCGTCAGCGACTTCAAGGACCAGCAGGGCTTTTACCGCGACATGGCGGCGATGCTGGGCGAGGGGAAGCTGCAGCGCGAGGAGACGGTGTTCGACGGTCTCGACCGCACGCCGGAGGCTTTTCTGGCGCTGTTCTCCGGCGGCAACAAGGGCAAGATGCTCGTCAAGCTATAA